Proteins from a genomic interval of Harpia harpyja isolate bHarHar1 chromosome 7, bHarHar1 primary haplotype, whole genome shotgun sequence:
- the LOC128143767 gene encoding maestro heat-like repeat family member 5 — MTGVMCTECPKSGYKWNCQETHLSQSSSEQWVCSWTLSPWIRMPSKETSRDQVPHLIASNNGTDAAGLRHLTVEAFCQAMCNCAHSIPTFGITTSADALLRRAGRGESASSCVVLCYWLGLNHDTKSVELQKLNTVWRISTKEGSVNKAHGIFVTLAETLHLGSWELRHRSERDAATPQRPEDATGQDGTERGCEGAPVQPPRSLLTCVRGAFLRCLPSLWQEPSRLGLGGMAERPRSVPRLAWLAWEEEEEKGTEDAPVWQPDEVEEVQPLQAVPTCGQRDGGQSPQQLLSRGWPCLGSAGLGCVLQPLLQPLSSACARSLPDPDWNLPKEQEHARALFHSSAQRFWESLKPSEREDATIAAIEGMADSDSYNAEACAAMLDVLVESDTSRLQHVPSIVRCIYQWLMSNTHVAAEHRLDNSLLELTHAHPYDVAVTLLRCAPSCDRAAATMWRVMVSRSRTAEQVLRELVCVLEDWPLHSTCTSDGDSADVFALAATRVLQEILRLPGCPRRLNVLFPRIFLALLFQIFFATQQMPEEVDTFWRGCQQEGCPPTNPSRFAMLTVKALLCRLEYDNMVFEVERKRGWDTLLSAETYHCAMGLLARQVRGISRSLCYSIAGYLVKLLRRKKQHWEVPAMAFLVELLVCPNVRCWGACILQLVPMYLQSKCRVMRRLVLRGLLELCKTPLMVRRMQHLLQRLIELLTDADGEVVGMTLSVLSKVLWATGIPIASPITLQLAERLQPLFDSDANHVQLLSMHLFRDVMELVAEEGKKPLKQHVHQSLIPLLCHLHDENQRVAEASQETLLQATKFLKNRKLQQLLEREQTWVVGKCLLAEYSSRVDEYLQQSLLYLESPQASMRAAAIRFLGLAGRHVMHQQVKLQVIYKALQSTTKDVSLSVSSLATQTLFLLRAAERNPPSRFRLPVLQERFRRAWRRRPSLRDNGFLCCWSSVQS, encoded by the exons ATGACTGGAGTCATGTGCACAGAGTGCCCCAAGTCTG GGTATAAATGGAACTGCCAGGAGACCCATTTGAGCCAGTcgtcctcggagcagtgggtatGCAGTTGGACACTCTCCCCTTGGATCAGGATGCCATCTAAGGAAACTTCCCGGGATCAAGTGCCTCACCTTATTG CATCTAACAATGGCACAGATGCAGCTGGCTTGAGACACTTGACTGTGGAAG CCTTCTGCCAAGCCATGTGCAACTGTGCCCACAGTATCCCCACTTTTGGCATCACCACCAGTGCTGATGCCTTGCTGAGGAG GGCTGGGCGGGGGGAGtcagcgagcagctgcgtggtgctttgttactggctgggcttaaatcaTGACACCAAGTCAGTTGAGCTGCAGAAATTAAATACAG TTTGGAGAATATCAACCAAGGAAGGAAGTGTCAACAAAGCACATGGAATATTTGTCACCTTAGCTGAGACCCTGCACCTTGGAAGCTGGGAACTGAGACACAGAAGTGAAAG GGACGCAGCCACCCCACAGCGCCCGGAGGACGCGACGGGACAGGACGGGACAGAGCGGGGCTGCGAAGGAGCCCCTGTGCAGCCACCTCGTTCCCTGCTGACCTGCGTCCGCGGCGCTTTTCTGAGGTGTCTCCCATCCCTGTGGCAGGAGCCTTCGAGGCTGGGCCTCGGCGGGATGGCAGAGAGACCCCGCAGCGTGCCCAGGCTGGCCTGGCTGgcgtgggaggaggaggaggagaaaggcactGAGGATGCCCCAGTGTGGCAGCCTGATGAGGTGGAGGAGGTCCAGCCGCTGCAGGCGG TCCCAACCTGCGGGCAGAGAGATGGGGGTCAGagtccccagcagctcctgtcccGGGGCTGGCCCTGCCTGGGGAGCGCAGGGCTCGGCTGTGTTCTCCAGCCTCTTCTGCAGCCCCTCAGCTCTGCTTGCGCTCGGTCTTTGCCAGATCCAGACTGGAACCTGCCAAAAGAGCAGGAACACGCCCGGgccctcttccacagcagcgcaCAG AGGTTTTGGGAATCCCTCAAGCCCTCTGAGCGTGAAGACGCCACCATCGCGGCCATCGAGGGCATGGCAGACTCGGACTCCTATAATGCGGAGGCTTGTGCTGCCATGCTGGATGTGCTTGTGGAAAGTGACACCTCCAGACTGCAACAT GTGCCGAGCATCGTGAGGTGCATCTACCAGTGGCTCATGTCCAACACGCATGTGGCTGCTGAGCACAGGCTGGACAACAGCCTTCTGGAGCTGACCCACGCGCACCCCTATGACGTGGCGGTGACCCTCCTGCGCTGTGCCCCATCTTGCGACAG agctgctgcgACCATGTGGAGGGTGATGGTCTCCAGGAGCAGGACTGCAGAGCAGGTGCTGCGGGAGCTGGTCTGCGTGCTGGAGGACTGGCCGCTGCACAGCACGTGCACCTCCGATGGGGACAGCGCAGATGTCTTTGCCCTGGCT gcaACCAGGGTGCTGCAGGAGATCCTCCGGCTGCCCGGGTGCCCACGGAGGTTGAACGTGCTTTTCCCCCGCATCTTCCTGGCTCTGCTCTTCCAAATTTTCTTTGCCACACAGCAGATGCCAGAGGAGGTCGATACCTTCTGGAGGGGatgccagcaggaaggctgccCTCCCACCAACCCCAGCAG ATTTGCAATGCTGACCGTGAAAGCACTGCTCTGCCGCCTTGAGTATGACAATATGGTGTTTGAAGTCGAACGTAAGCGTGGCTGGGACACGCTCCTCAGCGCTGAGACCTACCATTGTGCAATGGGTCTGCTGGCCAG ACAGGTGCGTGGTATCTCGAGGAGCTTGTGTTACTCGATCGCAGGCTACCTTGTCAAGCTGCTCAGGAGGAAGAAGCAACACTGGGAGGTCCCCGCCATGGCGTTCCTTGTCGAG CTCCTGGTCTGCCCTAACGTAAGGTGTTGGGGTGCCTGCATCCTGCAGCTCGTCCCAATGTACCTGCAGAGCAAGTGCAGAGTGATGCGTCGCCTGGTGCTCAGAGGCCTCCTGGAGCTCTGCAAGACACCCTTGATG GTCAGAAGAATGCAGCACCTGCTGCAAAGGCTCATAGAGCTACTGACGGATGCAGACGGGGAGGTGGTTGGGATGACCCTCTCCGTGCTCAGCAAGGTGCTCTGGGCCACAGGCATCCCAATTGCCAGCCCCATCACTCTGCAGCTGGCTGAGAGGCTCCAGCCACTCTTTGACAGC GACGCCAACCATGTGCAACTGCTCTCCATGCACCTCTTCCGAGATGTGATGGAGTTGGTAGcggaagagggaaaaaagccacTGAAGCAGCACGTGCACCAGAGCCTGATCCCACTGCTCTGCCACTTGCATGATGAGAACCAGCGCGTGGCAGAG gcctCTCAGGAAACCCTGCTTCAAGCTACCAAGTTCCTGAAGAACAGgaagctccagcagctgctggagagggAGCAGACATGGGTGGTTGGCAAGTGCCTG ctggcagAGTACAGCAGCAGAGTGGACGAGTACCTGCAGCAGTCCCTGCTGTACCTGGAGAGCCCACAGGCATCCATGCGAGCGGCGGCCATCAGGTTCCTTG GGCTCGCCGGGCGGCACGTGATGCATCAGCAGGTGAAGCTCCAGGTCATCTACAAGG CCCTTCAAAGCACGACAAAAGACGTCAGCCTCTCCGTCTCAAGCCTGGCAACTCAAACCCTATTCCTGCTAAGAGCCGCAGAGAGAAATCCCCCCTCCAGATTCAGGCTGCCGGTGCTGCAAGAGCGATTCCGCAGGGCATGGAGGAGGCGGCCTTCTCTCCGGGACAATGGcttcctgtgctgctggagctctGTGCAGAGCTGA